Within the Gemmatimonadaceae bacterium genome, the region GCGTGGGCTCGATTCGGCTCAACGTCAGATGCGGCTTGAACGGCCTCTCTTCCGCTGGGAAGCCCGCGCGGCGCACGACCCGTTCGACTGATTCAGCAACCGAGATCAGCCGCTGCGCTCCTTCATCGACACCGAGCCAGACGATGCGCGCTCGCTTTGCTCGCGGGAACGCGCCAAGGCCGCCGAAGCAAATCGAGAACGCCGACCCCAGGCGCGCCTTGCCAAGCTCGGCGACGAGCACATCCCGCATCCGCGGATCCGTGTCACCCAGGAAGCGCAGGGTGAAATGCCAGTTCTGCGGCGGCACGAGGCGGCCCGGCAGGACGGGCAGGCTGGCAATTATCTCCTGTCGTGCCTGTTCCGTAAGGGGTACGGCGACGAACAATCTTTCGGCAGCTACGGGGGCTCCACTCATGCCGGTCCTCCTTGCTCAACCGGCTATCTATCAGTACGTAGCCCACGTCCCCCGCGTTGCGAGCTCCGCTGAGTGGCCGTCAGGGTCCCGAAAATAGGGACTGACACCGCCGCCGTCCCACTCGACCCTGCTTTCGATGACGATGCCTGCGCGGGCAGCACGGCACTCACGCCGATCGCACGCATCTCGTCACGAATATCCGGTCCACCGGCCGGCTGCCGTGTCGCCTAACGACCTCCTCGAGCGTCCACGGACGCCCGGTCGGCCAGCGCGACTGAACGGAGAATCTGAAGCTCAAGCCACAATGTGTTGGAGGCAGCAGGTACAGGCCGTCTTCTCCCTCCGCGAGCTTTACCCCCTTCAAGGCTGCCACTCTGGAGAGCGGAGTTCCAATCCGCAATCCATCTCGCGTTGCGATGCGGGGCGTCCTGACCGTAACGCGCCACACGAGACCGTCCTTCACCGACGCGCGGTAAATGTCTCCACCGATTACGAGGGTCAGGACATTATCCAGCGTCCCCTCGCTGGTCAGCTCTATGACGTCCCGAATTATCCGGCAGCTGCCTTTGACCGTGTCAACGGAGCGACCGATGGCGAGGTTCCCGACTCCCGTCGTTGTCAGAACGGGATTGCCCTTGATACCGCAGCGAGTGTCCGCGGGCCCGCGGGCCTTGGTTTTCGCAGAGCCGGCGGAGTCCTGCGATGCCGAGGCGGATCGTCCGGACAGCGCAGTTTTTGTCGAGGCATCGCGAGCCTGTACGCCATTCGTGTCCTTCTTCGCCGAGGCCAGGGCAGAACCAGTCAACGCGGAATCAGCGGCGACTGGCGAATCGCTCTTTGGTGCACCCGTTTGCTCGCTCGGTTGGGCGCACGAGCAGAGCAGAAGCGCGACTGGCAAAACAACCGTGGGACGCATGTATTCCTGTGTCTGAAGTACGACAGAAGATGCGCTCAAGTGAGCGTTCACGCAAAAAAAAACGCGCATCCGGATCGTCAGGATGCGCGATTGAGGTCACAGCATGAAGGCTTGTATGGGCCGCCGTTTGTTTCGGCCGCTCAGGTAAGCTGAACCACGAGCGGCTGCGTCAATCTCAGAGTGATGCGCCCGCCACTCGGCACACATCCTTCGACCTTCGAGTTGGCCGCCCCGACTGCCGCTCCTACGGCCGCGCCACCGGCGGCACCAATCACCGTGGATTTCGTGCGACGTCCGATAATCTGGCCGAGCACGGCGCCGATCGCTGCACCCTTGATGGCATCGCTCCCCACTTTGGATTCACCACGTACCCGCTCCACCTGCGCGTAGCTCACTTCCGAGGTTACCGGGTACGTCTTTCCATTGAACGTGATCGACTCTACTCGCAGGCCGATCTCGATGTTGTCGTTGGAGCGCTCGCTCCGCTTGAGTGTCGTGATCTCAACGACCGCGCTGGAGCCTGCCGGAATCACTACTCCGTTCGACCCCATGACGGGGTCGGCAATCTGCGCGGTAAAGCGGTCGCCAACCGAGTTGGTGTTCGTGCAAACCCTCTGGCCGGAGTAAAGCGACATTTCCGAGCCTGCCGACACAGTTCCAAGCGCGCGTTCGGATCCACGTGGCTCCGTCGTAACCGTGTTGCCGCTTGACGTAACGGCAGTTTCTCCGACTTCGGGTTCTGCAGGCGCGGCCCTGGGTGCGGATGAAGGTCGCACGACGGTTCTACGCGCAGGCGGAGGAGGGGCCGGGCGAGTACGGACTCTTGGAGCGGGCTCGACCTCCGCGACTGCGGGCACCGGCTCCGCTTCGACCGGAACGTCCTGCAGCTGCGGCTGAGATGCGGTATCGCGGTTGGCCAGCGCGAGATCCCGCGTCAGCGTCGTGTCCTGAGCGAGAGCGTCTTCCTTGGTGGCGTTGTCGGAACATGCCGTCAGTGCGACAACACCTGCGAACACCAGAGAGATGCGGAAAGCGGTGTAGTTGATTCTCATTGGTTGGTTATTGGAATGCGAAAGCGCCGCGCAGAGATGGAGTCTCTGCGCGGCGCCTCGGGTTTCTCTAGAAGCGGACCCGTCCCGATCCGGGGAACGTTCCGCGAATCACTGGAATGCGGGAGTTGATCGCGATGGCGGTGCCGATGCGGCCGCGCCGACCGTCCGTGCGCGGATCGCATTCGTCACCATCGACTGCTCCTCCACGAAGGACGACGGAGATGATTCCGCCAAGCACGGCACCGGTGTTGGATCCACCGCCCTGCCCGACCTGGACCCCGGAACCCGAAGGCATCTCAATCGGATGCGGCCGCGGCGCTGCCGCCGGCGCGGACTCCGTCGGAGCCGGGGTCTCGATCA harbors:
- the thpR gene encoding RNA 2',3'-cyclic phosphodiesterase; translation: MSGAPVAAERLFVAVPLTEQARQEIIASLPVLPGRLVPPQNWHFTLRFLGDTDPRMRDVLVAELGKARLGSAFSICFGGLGAFPRAKRARIVWLGVDEGAQRLISVAESVERVVRRAGFPAEERPFKPHLTLSRIEPTRSVADVLDAHAPLEVKMPVTELALVRSELGKGPAQYQAIERFKLGETD